One genomic region from Candidatus Desulfatibia profunda encodes:
- a CDS encoding MBL fold metallo-hydrolase, translating into MYIKCWGSRGSIPVSGKDYLKYGGDTTCIEIRTKSDDIIIVDAGTGIRRLGNQLIEENRYEYSFIFTHAHWDHLMGFPFFKPIYFQQSRLFMHRCPFHSRFVETVLSRVMSPPNFPVKYSEIKAQIDYTDACPTTFEIGSITIEPIPISHPNSGSGYKFIEDGKTFVFLTDNELDFVHPGGLTYQDYLKFSTGADLLIHDAEYTPGEYKSTIEWGHSVFTRTLELALEAGAGKLGLFHLNQDRTDQEMDEIVEVCRQRVVEKESDLECFAVAGDMTFIL; encoded by the coding sequence ATGTACATCAAGTGTTGGGGATCAAGGGGTTCCATTCCTGTTTCAGGCAAGGATTATCTTAAATACGGCGGGGATACCACCTGTATTGAGATCAGAACAAAAAGCGACGATATCATCATCGTTGACGCCGGAACCGGAATCCGAAGGCTCGGCAACCAACTGATCGAGGAAAACCGCTATGAGTATAGTTTCATCTTTACCCATGCTCACTGGGATCACTTGATGGGATTTCCTTTTTTCAAACCGATTTACTTCCAACAGTCCAGATTATTCATGCACAGATGTCCGTTTCACAGCAGGTTTGTGGAAACCGTGCTTTCCAGGGTTATGTCACCCCCAAATTTTCCGGTAAAATATTCTGAAATCAAGGCCCAAATCGACTATACCGATGCCTGCCCGACAACATTTGAAATCGGCTCTATCACGATAGAACCGATCCCGATCAGTCACCCCAATAGCGGCAGCGGATACAAGTTCATCGAAGATGGCAAAACTTTTGTTTTTCTGACGGATAATGAGCTCGATTTTGTCCACCCCGGCGGCCTGACCTATCAAGACTATCTAAAGTTTTCAACGGGGGCCGATCTTTTGATTCACGATGCCGAATATACCCCCGGCGAATATAAATCGACGATTGAATGGGGACACTCTGTATTTACCCGGACCCTTGAACTTGCCCTTGAAGCCGGAGCCGGCAAATTGGGCCTGTTCCATTTAAACCAGGATCGAACCGATCAGGAAATGGATGAAATCGTGGAAGTATGCCGGCAGCGTGTCGTTGAAAAAGAGAGCGATCTTGAATGTTTTGCCGTGGCCGGCGATATGACGTTTATTTTATAG